Proteins encoded by one window of Candidatus Bathyarchaeota archaeon:
- the rpl12p gene encoding 50S ribosomal protein P1: MEYIYAAMLLHRAGKPIDEDNITKVLEAAGITVDQHRVKALVAALSEIDISEAIKSAPPFMAAPQVPSAAPSAPTTHEKPKEEKKEEKTEEEALAGLGALFG, translated from the coding sequence ATGGAGTATATATATGCGGCCATGCTTCTCCACAGAGCTGGAAAACCAATCGATGAAGATAACATAACAAAAGTTCTGGAAGCAGCTGGCATAACGGTTGATCAGCATAGAGTTAAGGCTTTAGTGGCGGCGCTATCCGAAATAGACATTTCGGAGGCTATAAAGTCTGCACCACCCTTCATGGCTGCGCCACAAGTACCATCAGCAGCTCCATCCGCCCCCACGACACATGAAAAGCCAAAAGAAGAGAAGAAGGAAGAGAAGACAGAGGAGGAAGCCCTAGCGGGGCTTGGAGCACTTTTCGGCTAG
- a CDS encoding protein translocase SEC61 complex subunit gamma, whose translation MPHKLLQTSFSFPFLDLVILLYRRRLLLSVKSLLGMDGSNLGLASFIKACSRLLHLARKPDRNELWQTVKVCVLGITTIGTLGYIIKILASFMMGSIPG comes from the coding sequence ATGCCGCATAAACTTCTACAAACCAGTTTTTCTTTTCCCTTTCTAGATTTAGTGATACTCTTATATAGAAGACGTTTACTCCTTTCTGTTAAGAGTCTATTAGGAATGGATGGGTCAAATTTGGGCTTAGCGTCATTCATCAAAGCCTGTTCAAGACTTCTTCATTTGGCTAGAAAGCCGGACAGGAATGAGCTTTGGCAGACCGTAAAAGTCTGTGTTTTGGGAATAACGACCATTGGCACATTGGGGTACATAATTAAGATTCTCGCCTCATTCATGATGGGAAGCATTCCTGGGTAG
- a CDS encoding transcription elongation factor Spt5, which produces MGGKNSRTMVYAVRTTVGQERNVANLVNNRVEANKIPVKAILVPETLRGYIFIEAEGPHIIEDAISGVKHVRSRVPGVVSLSDVEKYIIVKPIIEELKVNDIVEVISGPFKGMKAKITSIDRTKEEVTMELLEATFTMPITVHADYVRIAEKSENVEGEGANA; this is translated from the coding sequence ATGGGCGGTAAAAACTCGAGGACAATGGTGTACGCTGTGCGAACCACTGTCGGCCAAGAGAGAAATGTTGCTAATCTTGTAAATAACAGGGTTGAAGCCAACAAGATACCGGTTAAGGCGATACTTGTTCCCGAAACTTTGAGAGGCTACATCTTTATAGAGGCTGAGGGTCCACACATCATTGAGGATGCCATCTCAGGAGTGAAACACGTCAGATCGAGGGTTCCCGGAGTTGTTTCTTTATCAGATGTGGAGAAATACATTATTGTCAAACCTATCATCGAGGAGCTTAAAGTAAACGATATAGTTGAAGTGATAAGCGGCCCATTCAAGGGTATGAAAGCGAAGATAACGTCTATAGATAGAACTAAGGAGGAGGTTACAATGGAGCTCCTGGAGGCGACTTTCACGATGCCGATTACTGTTCACGCAGACTACGTTAGAATAGCGGAAAAATCGGAAAATGTTGAGGGTGAAGGTGCAAATGCCTGA
- a CDS encoding 50S ribosomal protein L11, producing the protein MPEKKVVEVLVSGGQATAGPPIGPALGPLGVNVVAIVNRINEETKEYAGMKVPVKIIVDVETKSFEISVGIPTTAALIVKEAGIQKGSGKPNTEKVGNLSFDQVVKIARIKRSTQLSRGLKASVKEIIGTCVSMGVTIDGKDPKNVLKEVDKGLYDHMLIDKVDK; encoded by the coding sequence ATGCCTGAGAAAAAGGTTGTTGAGGTTCTCGTAAGCGGCGGGCAGGCTACTGCGGGTCCGCCGATTGGCCCGGCATTAGGCCCATTAGGTGTGAACGTTGTAGCAATAGTTAACAGAATAAATGAGGAGACAAAGGAATATGCGGGAATGAAGGTGCCGGTAAAGATAATTGTGGATGTGGAGACGAAGAGCTTTGAGATCTCTGTTGGAATACCGACCACAGCCGCCCTGATTGTTAAGGAGGCAGGGATTCAGAAGGGATCGGGAAAACCGAATACTGAAAAAGTTGGCAATTTATCCTTTGATCAGGTTGTAAAGATAGCGAGGATTAAACGTTCAACACAACTTTCAAGAGGTCTAAAGGCCTCAGTGAAAGAGATTATAGGAACCTGTGTGAGCATGGGCGTAACCATTGATGGGAAAGATCCGAAAAACGTTCTCAAAGAGGTTGATAAGGGACTTTACGATCACATGCTCATTGATAAAGTTGATAAGTAA
- a CDS encoding 50S ribosomal protein L1, translating into MSLEMKSIKAAIQEMRNKSPKRNFEQSVELIINLSGVDVKKPEERIQETVELPRPIGKKVKVAVIASGDMALRARKAGADLVLEGSDLEGLATDKKKQRKIANEVDAFIASAPLMPLVGRTLGAILGPRNKMPTPVPPTANIEEEIERHRRIVQIRARGQPVLQCRIGTESMADDDLAENIQAVINKLRGRLKRGLSDIGGVFIKTTMGPPVEIRI; encoded by the coding sequence ATGTCTTTAGAGATGAAGAGTATTAAGGCAGCGATTCAAGAGATGAGAAATAAATCCCCAAAAAGGAATTTTGAACAATCGGTAGAATTGATCATAAACCTTAGCGGCGTTGACGTGAAGAAACCGGAGGAAAGAATACAGGAAACGGTTGAACTTCCTAGACCAATAGGCAAGAAAGTGAAGGTAGCTGTGATAGCGAGTGGGGACATGGCTTTAAGAGCTAGGAAAGCTGGCGCAGACCTGGTTCTAGAGGGTTCAGATTTGGAAGGCCTAGCAACTGATAAGAAGAAACAGAGAAAAATTGCAAATGAGGTTGACGCGTTTATTGCGTCAGCTCCGCTTATGCCTCTGGTAGGCCGTACCCTCGGCGCCATCCTTGGACCAAGAAACAAGATGCCAACGCCAGTTCCGCCCACAGCGAATATTGAAGAAGAGATTGAGAGGCATAGGAGAATCGTGCAGATTCGAGCGCGTGGACAACCTGTTCTCCAATGTAGAATTGGAACAGAAAGTATGGCGGATGACGACCTCGCTGAAAACATACAGGCGGTGATAAACAAATTGAGGGGTCGCCTTAAGAGGGGTCTCAGTGATATAGGCGGGGTCTTCATAAAAACCACTATGGGCCCGCCTGTAGAGATTAGAATCTAG
- a CDS encoding 50S ribosomal protein L10 has product MQRQSLMRKAEKVEEVAILIRNYQIIGIADLYKVRASQLQEIRKKLDGKAVLRVIKNTLFEKALIKMGKQSVLDKIRDHLRGSNLFLFTNLNPFKLELILEKSRVKDFAKAGDIATEDVIVPAGNTGLPPGPIISQLSSVGIMTRIESGSVWINRDTVVARKGERISESLAPILSKLGIKAVEMGLTIKVVCDGESVLTEKELKMDLDMYKKHISAAHEEAMKVSLYAAYPMRENVRILIWRAIQEAHNLSVNSAYPCSENIRDLIIRAYYEALAISNKIPG; this is encoded by the coding sequence TTGCAAAGACAATCTCTCATGCGGAAAGCGGAGAAGGTTGAAGAAGTAGCTATCTTGATCCGCAATTATCAGATCATTGGGATAGCGGATCTATATAAGGTTAGAGCTTCTCAGCTCCAGGAAATTAGGAAAAAACTGGATGGAAAGGCTGTCTTACGTGTGATAAAGAATACCCTCTTCGAGAAAGCGCTTATAAAAATGGGTAAACAGTCGGTTCTCGACAAGATAAGAGATCATTTGAGAGGTTCTAACCTTTTTCTGTTCACAAATCTCAATCCATTCAAACTTGAACTAATTCTCGAGAAGAGCAGAGTAAAAGACTTCGCAAAAGCTGGAGATATTGCCACAGAAGATGTGATAGTTCCAGCGGGGAATACTGGGCTTCCCCCCGGCCCGATTATTAGCCAGCTAAGCTCGGTTGGTATTATGACGAGAATAGAGTCTGGAAGCGTCTGGATCAACCGGGACACGGTAGTAGCTAGGAAGGGTGAGAGAATATCGGAGAGTCTCGCGCCGATTCTGTCGAAGCTGGGGATAAAAGCTGTTGAGATGGGGCTCACAATTAAGGTTGTATGTGACGGCGAATCCGTTTTAACTGAAAAAGAATTGAAAATGGATTTGGACATGTATAAGAAGCATATAAGCGCCGCCCATGAGGAGGCCATGAAGGTTTCGCTTTACGCGGCTTATCCGATGAGAGAAAATGTTCGGATCCTTATTTGGAGAGCGATTCAGGAAGCCCATAACCTCTCCGTTAACTCGGCTTATCCTTGCAGCGAGAATATCAGAGATCTAATAATCAGGGCATACTATGAGGCTCTTGCAATATCGAACAAGATTCCTGGCTGA
- a CDS encoding Lrp/AsnC ligand binding domain-containing protein yields MLNACVLLKIVPTKAETILRKVRAVSGVRKAYLCYGRFDLVVFIEVEDYKELRRATSEINGIEGVRSSETLAEA; encoded by the coding sequence ATGCTGAATGCATGTGTACTGTTAAAGATTGTACCTACAAAGGCTGAGACTATTCTACGAAAAGTTCGCGCAGTCTCAGGTGTCAGAAAGGCATATCTATGCTATGGAAGGTTCGACCTAGTTGTCTTCATCGAGGTTGAAGACTACAAAGAGCTGAGAAGAGCGACAAGCGAGATTAATGGAATCGAAGGCGTTAGAAGCAGCGAAACTCTCGCGGAGGCTTAA
- a CDS encoding Lrp/AsnC ligand binding domain-containing protein has translation MVSACVLVRTSHGRFDEVVQKIRQIKGVEKVFPVLGRYDVVVDLGDLEPMELQSTVLRIGRLAGVVFTETLVEIKI, from the coding sequence ATGGTTTCAGCATGCGTGTTAGTGAGAACTTCACACGGCAGATTTGATGAGGTTGTACAAAAAATTCGGCAAATTAAGGGTGTTGAGAAGGTCTTTCCAGTTCTAGGCAGATATGATGTCGTGGTTGATCTAGGCGATCTTGAACCTATGGAGCTACAGTCCACAGTGCTAAGGATTGGGAGGCTTGCAGGAGTCGTATTTACCGAGACTCTTGTAGAAATCAAAATTTAA
- a CDS encoding 30S ribosomal protein S13: MSREFKHIVRLAGKDLDGSLKVAYALSGIKGIGVRLANAIISKAEIPAEERLGFLSEGDVRKLEEIINNVEKFGFPSWLLNYRRNPETGEDNHLITSDLDLQVKTNIERMKEIRSWRGYRHAYGLKVRGQKTRTTGRKGKAVGVKKKREAK; encoded by the coding sequence ATGTCCAGAGAATTCAAGCATATTGTCCGCTTAGCAGGTAAAGATTTAGATGGATCCCTTAAGGTAGCTTATGCTCTCAGCGGCATAAAAGGGATAGGCGTTAGACTTGCTAACGCCATTATTAGCAAAGCCGAGATTCCGGCTGAAGAACGTTTAGGCTTTCTTTCGGAGGGCGATGTAAGAAAGCTGGAAGAGATAATCAATAATGTGGAAAAATTTGGTTTTCCCTCGTGGCTTCTAAATTACCGCAGAAATCCGGAAACCGGTGAGGACAATCATCTTATTACATCCGACCTAGATCTCCAGGTTAAAACCAATATTGAGAGGATGAAGGAGATCAGGTCGTGGCGTGGATATCGGCATGCATACGGTCTTAAAGTGAGGGGACAGAAGACAAGAACAACTGGCAGGAAAGGCAAAGCGGTAGGTGTGAAAAAGAAGAGGGAGGCGAAGTAG
- a CDS encoding 30S ribosomal protein S4: MGDPRRQKKKYESPRFPWRSDVLEAELRLLGEYGLRNKVELWRHKTMLSKIRGIARSLLSMPPSERAARESLLLGRLKKLGILSEESVLDNVLDLTVEDILERRLQTLVLRKGLAKTIYQARQLIVHGHIAIGDKKVFSPGYLVPKVEEEKIRYAPTSRLSSLDHPLRQTILAVAKEENAG; encoded by the coding sequence CTGGGCGATCCTAGAAGACAGAAGAAGAAGTATGAGTCTCCACGTTTCCCTTGGCGGTCAGACGTTTTGGAGGCTGAGCTCCGTCTCCTAGGAGAGTATGGTTTAAGAAACAAGGTTGAGCTCTGGCGTCATAAGACCATGTTGTCAAAGATTAGGGGGATAGCGAGATCGCTCCTCAGCATGCCACCTTCGGAAAGGGCTGCCCGTGAATCTTTACTTCTGGGGAGATTGAAGAAGCTCGGAATCTTATCGGAAGAATCGGTTCTGGACAATGTTCTCGACCTGACAGTTGAGGATATTCTCGAAAGAAGACTTCAAACACTTGTCCTCAGGAAGGGACTTGCGAAGACGATTTATCAGGCTCGGCAACTAATAGTCCATGGACACATAGCAATAGGGGATAAAAAAGTTTTCTCTCCAGGGTACCTTGTTCCCAAGGTGGAAGAGGAGAAAATTAGGTACGCGCCTACAAGCCGATTATCCAGCCTAGATCATCCTTTAAGGCAAACAATTTTAGCCGTGGCTAAGGAGGAGAATGCTGGATGA
- a CDS encoding 30S ribosomal protein S11, translating to MSKKEEKWGVVHIYSSYNNTIVHITDLSGAETIARACGGMFVKADRLESSPYAAMRAAAHAASIAKDKGITAIHIKVRAPGGSGAKTPGPGAQAAIRALARAGFKAIGRIEEVTPLPHDGTRRKGGRRGRRV from the coding sequence ATGAGTAAAAAAGAGGAAAAATGGGGTGTTGTTCACATATATAGCTCATACAATAATACGATTGTCCATATAACCGATCTTTCTGGAGCTGAAACCATAGCGCGAGCTTGCGGTGGAATGTTTGTAAAGGCTGATAGGCTGGAGTCCTCACCATATGCTGCCATGAGGGCTGCTGCGCATGCCGCAAGCATCGCAAAAGATAAGGGGATAACGGCGATCCATATTAAGGTGCGTGCGCCCGGGGGATCTGGTGCAAAGACTCCTGGACCGGGAGCCCAAGCTGCCATCCGTGCTTTGGCTCGTGCAGGTTTCAAGGCGATAGGAAGGATAGAAGAGGTTACGCCTTTGCCTCATGATGGAACTAGACGAAAAGGCGGTCGGAGAGGACGCAGAGTCTAG
- a CDS encoding DNA-directed RNA polymerase subunit D: protein MSFRIMSRTESSMTFLVEGVSAPLANTLRRIMHSEVPTMAIDDVVVIENSSVLHDEILALRLGLIPLKTDLDAYNLPEECECRSELGCKLCRVILTLDVQAEGSVRTVYSGDLVSEDPRIIPVSDRIPIVKLAPGQRIRLEAYAKLGRGKDHAKWQPVSACVYRHVPIVEIDGKVCDACGACVQVCPKKVLKKYGNSVEVADLMSCTLCEDCVRACKKDPSAIKVMKKEDSFIFYIEGTGSLPIERILTEGLKIYEKKFSEFVKKLMEIQNEPQEAVEEH from the coding sequence ATGAGCTTTCGGATAATGAGCAGGACTGAAAGTTCGATGACCTTCCTTGTGGAAGGCGTGTCGGCCCCTCTAGCGAATACTCTAAGGAGGATCATGCATTCAGAGGTTCCGACAATGGCCATAGACGATGTGGTGGTCATCGAAAATTCATCGGTTCTCCATGATGAGATCTTGGCTTTAAGGCTAGGCCTAATCCCGTTAAAGACAGATCTGGATGCTTATAATCTTCCTGAAGAATGTGAATGCAGAAGTGAACTTGGATGCAAGCTTTGCCGGGTGATCCTAACGCTTGACGTCCAGGCCGAAGGCTCTGTCAGAACAGTCTATTCGGGGGATCTGGTCTCTGAGGATCCAAGAATCATTCCTGTGAGTGACAGAATCCCCATAGTCAAGTTGGCTCCTGGTCAGAGGATTAGGCTTGAAGCATATGCGAAATTGGGTCGCGGAAAAGACCATGCCAAATGGCAGCCTGTCTCTGCATGTGTTTATAGGCATGTGCCCATAGTGGAAATAGATGGGAAGGTCTGCGATGCATGCGGAGCATGCGTTCAGGTTTGCCCCAAGAAAGTTCTGAAGAAGTATGGAAATAGTGTTGAAGTGGCGGATTTGATGAGCTGTACCTTATGCGAAGATTGTGTAAGAGCGTGTAAGAAGGATCCTTCCGCCATAAAAGTGATGAAGAAAGAAGATTCCTTCATCTTCTATATAGAAGGAACAGGCTCTCTCCCGATTGAGCGGATCCTAACCGAAGGTTTGAAGATTTATGAGAAAAAGTTTTCCGAATTTGTTAAGAAGTTAATGGAGATTCAAAATGAGCCCCAAGAAGCGGTTGAGGAGCACTAA
- a CDS encoding 50S ribosomal protein L18e codes for MSPKKRLRSTNPELINIIRLLEKKSRENDAPIWRDIAERLSKPRRRRIAVNVSRINRYALPDEEVVVPGKVLGAGKITHPVKVAALSFSEQARLKIMAAKGKCLSIPELIEMNPKGSRVRIIG; via the coding sequence ATGAGCCCCAAGAAGCGGTTGAGGAGCACTAATCCGGAGCTTATAAACATCATTCGGTTGCTAGAGAAAAAATCACGGGAGAATGATGCGCCAATCTGGAGAGATATAGCGGAAAGGCTCTCCAAACCGAGAAGGAGAAGAATAGCCGTAAATGTGAGTAGGATAAACCGTTATGCCCTACCCGATGAGGAGGTAGTTGTGCCTGGAAAAGTCTTAGGAGCAGGAAAAATAACTCATCCAGTAAAAGTTGCAGCGCTCTCGTTCTCGGAGCAGGCAAGGCTGAAGATAATGGCTGCGAAGGGGAAATGCTTATCCATTCCGGAATTAATTGAGATGAACCCAAAAGGCTCAAGGGTAAGAATCATTGGGTGA
- a CDS encoding 50S ribosomal protein L13, translating to MGESGKAEVTVIDAKGLILGRMASIVAKRLLAGEKIVIVNAEKALISGKKASIIEESMKFLEVGHYRKGPIHPRRPDTIVKKVIRGMLPRKKPRGIQALKRLRVFIGVPREFENVERETISEADAGKLKCPYITVSQLSQSIGWKGE from the coding sequence ATGGGGGAATCAGGAAAGGCTGAGGTTACGGTGATAGATGCTAAGGGTCTAATTCTTGGAAGAATGGCCAGCATAGTTGCTAAGAGGCTTCTTGCAGGCGAAAAAATAGTCATAGTTAATGCTGAAAAGGCGTTGATTTCTGGGAAAAAAGCGAGTATAATCGAGGAGTCGATGAAGTTTCTTGAGGTTGGGCATTATAGGAAAGGTCCAATTCACCCAAGAAGACCTGACACCATCGTCAAGAAGGTGATCCGCGGGATGCTTCCCCGGAAAAAGCCCCGGGGGATCCAGGCATTAAAGAGGTTAAGAGTATTTATCGGTGTCCCTCGAGAATTTGAAAATGTAGAAAGGGAAACTATCTCGGAGGCAGATGCGGGAAAGCTTAAATGTCCATATATTACGGTGTCTCAACTTTCGCAGAGTATCGGTTGGAAGGGAGAATAG
- a CDS encoding 30S ribosomal protein S9, producing MPEAKRVLVISGKRKTAFAKAIIRPGVGRVKINRVPLEILNPEVAREKIREPLLLAEDVLKGVDIDIRTRGGGFMGQAEAARIAIARGLVKWTKSTHLRSLFMKYDRTLISGDPRQKEPRKFGGPGARARDQKSYR from the coding sequence ATGCCCGAAGCGAAAAGAGTTCTGGTTATCAGCGGAAAACGTAAAACAGCCTTTGCAAAGGCGATAATAAGACCCGGAGTTGGGAGAGTCAAGATAAATAGGGTTCCACTGGAGATACTTAATCCTGAGGTTGCAAGGGAAAAGATTCGTGAACCACTGTTGCTAGCGGAAGATGTCTTAAAAGGGGTGGACATCGACATTAGGACGAGGGGCGGCGGCTTCATGGGGCAGGCTGAAGCCGCCCGAATAGCTATTGCAAGGGGATTAGTGAAGTGGACGAAGAGTACACATCTAAGAAGCTTATTCATGAAGTATGACAGGACGCTCATTTCAGGAGACCCTAGGCAGAAGGAACCGAGGAAGTTCGGTGGGCCGGGTGCGCGAGCACGTGATCAGAAGAGCTATAGGTGA
- a CDS encoding DNA-directed RNA polymerase subunit N codes for MIIPVRCFTCGKVIGDKWEEFARRVKGGEAAGKVLDELKIKRYCCRRMLLSHVDIIDEIIKFYDKTIIESKSKEE; via the coding sequence ATGATAATACCCGTGAGATGCTTTACCTGTGGAAAAGTCATAGGCGATAAATGGGAAGAATTTGCGAGGAGAGTTAAGGGTGGGGAGGCAGCTGGAAAAGTCCTTGACGAGCTTAAGATAAAGCGTTATTGCTGCCGCAGAATGCTTCTATCTCATGTCGACATTATTGATGAAATTATCAAATTTTACGATAAAACGATAATTGAGAGCAAGAGTAAAGAGGAGTGA
- the eno gene encoding phosphopyruvate hydratase: MSTVIEDVVARKIINSRGDPTIEVDVFTAEGFGSASAPSGASTGRAEAIPFPRGGVDEAIKKVEEIIAPEIIGLYADDQYEVDKILHEIDGTDNFANIGGNTAFAVSLAVADAAADTYGLPLFQYLGGFLASSLPYPLGNVLGGGKHALGKATDIQEFLVLPVGAPSFARAVEANVAVHKKLRDILKKIDPTFTGGKGDEGAWAPNITNDEALEAVFTACEEVSEEVGFSCRAGLDFASSSLWDPEKKGYVYSRDGLIRSTEEQMEYVISLIERYKLVYVEDPFHEEDFESFEKLTSKVKDCLICGDDLFVTNVDRLRLGAERRAGNAIIIKMNQVGTLSDTWETTKFAKDHGYVPVVSHRSGETTSTHISHLAVAFDAPVIKTGVIGGERAAKLNELIRIEGIIGPRAMMARLKI, translated from the coding sequence ATGTCTACCGTGATTGAAGATGTGGTAGCACGCAAGATAATAAATAGTAGGGGAGACCCGACGATCGAGGTTGACGTCTTCACCGCTGAAGGGTTTGGCAGCGCTTCAGCGCCCAGCGGGGCAAGTACTGGACGAGCTGAAGCCATACCATTTCCTAGAGGCGGAGTTGACGAGGCAATTAAGAAGGTTGAAGAGATCATCGCGCCGGAGATTATTGGACTATACGCCGACGACCAGTATGAAGTAGATAAAATATTGCATGAAATTGACGGTACAGATAACTTCGCTAACATAGGGGGAAACACTGCCTTCGCGGTCTCACTCGCCGTGGCAGACGCGGCCGCAGATACTTATGGTCTTCCATTATTCCAGTATCTCGGAGGCTTTCTTGCCTCAAGTTTGCCGTACCCTCTTGGAAATGTTCTTGGCGGCGGAAAACATGCGCTTGGAAAGGCGACTGATATCCAAGAGTTTCTGGTTTTACCGGTCGGTGCGCCTTCCTTCGCTAGGGCGGTTGAAGCAAACGTGGCCGTCCACAAGAAATTGAGGGATATCCTGAAGAAGATTGATCCAACGTTTACTGGGGGAAAGGGGGATGAAGGAGCTTGGGCGCCAAACATCACAAATGATGAGGCGCTCGAAGCAGTGTTCACCGCATGTGAAGAGGTAAGCGAGGAGGTAGGTTTCTCTTGCAGAGCCGGTTTGGATTTCGCATCATCATCCCTTTGGGACCCGGAGAAGAAAGGATACGTCTATTCACGGGATGGGCTGATTAGAAGTACGGAGGAGCAAATGGAATACGTCATCAGCCTGATTGAAAGATATAAGCTCGTCTATGTAGAAGACCCGTTCCATGAAGAAGACTTTGAAAGCTTCGAAAAACTAACCTCAAAAGTCAAGGACTGCCTTATCTGCGGCGACGACTTATTTGTGACCAATGTTGATAGGCTAAGGTTGGGTGCGGAAAGAAGGGCTGGTAACGCGATAATCATCAAGATGAACCAGGTTGGTACTTTATCTGACACATGGGAGACGACGAAATTTGCGAAGGACCATGGCTATGTTCCCGTGGTTTCTCATAGATCTGGAGAGACAACATCTACACATATTTCTCATTTGGCTGTTGCTTTTGATGCACCAGTAATTAAGACCGGGGTCATCGGAGGGGAAAGAGCAGCCAAGCTGAACGAGTTAATCCGCATTGAAGGGATTATTGGACCCAGAGCAATGATGGCAAGACTAAAAATCTAG
- the rpsB gene encoding 30S ribosomal protein S2 has translation MAEKEGEVSQPAAEGLLLPQDVMLSAGIHIGTKIKTKDMEQFIYRVRSDGLFVLDIKKTDERIRTAARFLSRFDPSKIAVVAARLYAQEPAKKFCEVVGAIPITGRFVPGMLVNPVYPKRIEPDVILVSDPRADIQAIKEASALGIPVVALCSTDNDFANIDLAIPTNNKGRRALAVIYWLLARQILRERGEIPPDGNISLSIEDFEVKITEKTE, from the coding sequence ATGGCTGAAAAGGAAGGCGAGGTTTCTCAACCAGCAGCTGAGGGACTACTGCTCCCCCAGGACGTAATGCTGTCCGCTGGCATCCATATAGGCACAAAAATAAAAACAAAGGACATGGAGCAATTCATCTATAGAGTTAGAAGTGACGGATTATTTGTGTTGGACATAAAGAAGACGGATGAGCGGATTAGGACCGCGGCCAGGTTCCTGTCGCGTTTCGATCCTTCAAAGATAGCGGTGGTTGCGGCTAGATTATATGCGCAGGAGCCAGCCAAAAAGTTCTGCGAGGTCGTAGGCGCAATTCCGATAACTGGTAGATTTGTCCCCGGAATGCTTGTCAACCCAGTCTATCCAAAACGTATAGAGCCGGATGTCATCTTGGTATCGGATCCTAGGGCAGACATCCAAGCCATTAAAGAAGCTTCAGCCTTGGGGATACCAGTTGTCGCCTTATGCAGCACGGACAACGACTTCGCAAACATTGATCTGGCGATACCAACAAATAATAAGGGGCGGCGGGCTCTGGCCGTGATATATTGGCTCCTTGCCCGTCAGATTCTCCGTGAGAGAGGGGAGATTCCGCCTGACGGCAACATATCTCTCTCCATAGAGGACTTTGAAGTGAAAATAACTGAGAAAACAGAATAA
- the amrB gene encoding AmmeMemoRadiSam system protein B — MVKKIRNACVSGSFYSGSPQSLRRQIEECFKHEFGPGSIPTVNKDGPRRIVGLMSPHAGYMYSGPVAAYAYHRLALDGLIEVAVILGPNHTGLGSGVAMMEEGVWRTPLGDVEIDTGLARQIRRVCGIIDIDESSHIYEHSIEVQLPFLQYLYGSSFKIVPICFMMQDLETCRDVGESLAESLNDRNAVVIASTDLTHYEPQRVAYGKDMKALNAALKLDEELFYSIIQENRVSACGYGPVTAMIRSVKRMGAGKAELLAYKTSGDITGDTSAVVGYASMVFER, encoded by the coding sequence CTGGTAAAGAAGATTAGAAATGCATGCGTATCGGGTAGCTTCTATTCCGGGTCACCGCAGTCCCTGAGAAGACAGATAGAAGAATGCTTCAAGCATGAGTTTGGACCCGGCAGCATTCCAACTGTCAATAAGGATGGGCCTAGAAGAATTGTAGGGTTGATGTCGCCGCATGCTGGATATATGTACTCTGGACCCGTGGCGGCCTACGCCTATCATCGTCTTGCCCTCGACGGATTAATAGAGGTTGCGGTAATTCTTGGTCCGAACCATACTGGATTAGGAAGTGGAGTGGCTATGATGGAGGAGGGGGTTTGGCGCACACCTCTGGGGGACGTAGAAATTGATACAGGCTTGGCAAGGCAGATTAGGCGGGTATGCGGCATCATCGACATAGATGAATCGTCCCATATATATGAGCATTCAATCGAGGTTCAGCTCCCTTTTCTACAGTATCTGTACGGGTCTTCATTCAAGATTGTTCCAATATGCTTTATGATGCAGGATCTTGAAACATGTAGAGATGTTGGAGAATCTTTGGCCGAATCCTTAAATGATAGGAACGCTGTTGTGATTGCGTCCACCGACCTAACCCATTATGAACCGCAAAGGGTAGCGTATGGAAAGGACATGAAAGCCCTGAATGCCGCATTAAAACTTGATGAGGAACTTTTCTACTCAATAATTCAGGAGAATAGGGTCTCAGCATGCGGGTATGGTCCTGTAACTGCTATGATTAGATCTGTGAAAAGAATGGGAGCGGGCAAAGCCGAATTATTGGCATACAAGACCAGCGGAGACATCACCGGGGACACATCAGCAGTTGTTGGATACGCTTCTATGGTATTCGAGAGATAG